A region from the Triticum urartu cultivar G1812 chromosome 1, Tu2.1, whole genome shotgun sequence genome encodes:
- the LOC125543060 gene encoding uncharacterized protein LOC125543060 isoform X2, with protein sequence MANESCEWFQKRGHGFAEEGTSKKKLATSPSPSSMAGGQASLSSSDLMLSCEGFQKHGYEFPTTHVSHRLLYTTGAESCLSDNGNATAAKDSLSNNLDLKNDDSLGNIPCYDDFLPLEDDSGDTLTHDDGIGIIQRVSPMEYIKRLLLKRSALSISSAELGVNTKLSMIPESSRDFRHSGDLCWHEYYHMSEVSQTVLPPKRYTRCEPLTAVRCFHEPQAMLQVFSIKLKAYLQAIGSSVDVYGFVAVRDGEDYHRNYLFNQPRTDPVTINTTSDYLPLTSPVRGMSMTFECLIEVDIRIKGDIEDVTLVDGCSDLIESRCLYDTEIECTMDDTNGAAMFDFIIFRRALEATIELNFTKVPTGGMEVKMCGYTAISKSLYDFMGEQRECDRFVTSAGKHPQYFIAAVPFEDTLFVDFMEGKLSIPFKAAVHGSQEREYHFSNGAVVSLTVSWSSTYY encoded by the exons ATGGCGAACGAG AGTTGTGAGTGGTTTCAGAAACGTGGCCATGGGTTTGCTGAGGAGGGCACAAGCAAGAAAAAGTTAGCTACTTCACCATCTCCATCTTCTATGGCAGGCGGACAG GCTTCATTGTCGAGTTCTGATCTCATGCTGAGTTGCGAAGGATTTCAAAAGCATGGCTATGAGTTCCCAACGACACATGTCAGCCATCGGTTGCTTTACACCACTGGTGCTGAAAGTTGCCTCAGTGATAATGGCAACGCCACTGCTGCTAAGGACAGCCTTAGCAACAATCTCGACCTAAAAAATGATGACAGTCTTGGAAACATcccttgttatgatgattttctcCCTCTTGAGGATGATTCCGGTGATACGCTTACACATGATGATG GGATAGGAATTATCCAAAGGGTTAGTCCTATGGAATATATCAAAAGGCTACTATTGAAGAGATCTGCGTTGAGTATCTCTTCTGCTGAGTTAGGTGTCAATACGAAGTTAAGTATGATTCCAGAATCTTCAAGAGATTTTAGGCATAGTGGTGATCTTTGTTGGCACGAGTATTATCACATGAGTGAAGTATCTCAGA CTGTTTTGCCACCAAAGCGATATACTCGGTGCGAACCATTGACTGCCGTGCGGTGCTTTCACGAGCCACAGGCTATGCTCCAGGTTTTTTCTATCAAGCTGAAGGCATATCTCCAAGCTATAGGCAGTTCAGTCGATGTATATGGTTTTGTTGCAGTCCGGGATGGTGAGGATTATCACCGAAATTATCTTTTCAATCAACCCCGAACTGACCCAGTGACCATCAACACG ACCAGCGACTACCTGCCTTTGACGAGTCCGGTAAGAGGCATGTCCATGACATTTGAATGCTTGATCGAAGTTGATATCAGAATAAAGGGAGATATAGAAGATGTCACTCTAGTCGATGGGTGTTCCGATCTTATTGAGAGTCGTTGTCTATATGACACAGAAATTGAGTGCACAATGGATGATACAAATGGTGCGGCCATGTTTGATTTTATCATCTTTCGTAGAGCGCTCGAGGCGACGATAGAGTTGAATTTCACGAAGGTGCCTACAGGAGGCATGGAGGTGAAGATGTGTGGATACACGGCGATTTCGAAGAGCCTTTATGACTTCATGGGCGAGCAGCGTGAGTGTGATCGGTTTGTTACCTCTGCCGGGAAACATCCACAGTACTTCATAGCAGCTGTGCCGTTTGAAGATACACTGTTTGTTGACTTCATGGAGGGAAAGCTGTCGATTCCTTTCAAGGCAGCAGTTCATGGCAGCCAAGAGAGAGAATACCATTTCAGCAACGGTGCCGTGGTGTCGCTGACGGTTTCTTGGTCGTCGACCTATTACTGA
- the LOC125543060 gene encoding uncharacterized protein LOC125543060 isoform X1 has protein sequence MANEVCMRSPFDLIQSCEWFQKRGHGFAEEGTSKKKLATSPSPSSMAGGQASLSSSDLMLSCEGFQKHGYEFPTTHVSHRLLYTTGAESCLSDNGNATAAKDSLSNNLDLKNDDSLGNIPCYDDFLPLEDDSGDTLTHDDGIGIIQRVSPMEYIKRLLLKRSALSISSAELGVNTKLSMIPESSRDFRHSGDLCWHEYYHMSEVSQTVLPPKRYTRCEPLTAVRCFHEPQAMLQVFSIKLKAYLQAIGSSVDVYGFVAVRDGEDYHRNYLFNQPRTDPVTINTTSDYLPLTSPVRGMSMTFECLIEVDIRIKGDIEDVTLVDGCSDLIESRCLYDTEIECTMDDTNGAAMFDFIIFRRALEATIELNFTKVPTGGMEVKMCGYTAISKSLYDFMGEQRECDRFVTSAGKHPQYFIAAVPFEDTLFVDFMEGKLSIPFKAAVHGSQEREYHFSNGAVVSLTVSWSSTYY, from the exons ATGGCGAACGAG GTGTGCATGCGTTCACCTTTTGATCTCATCCAGAGTTGTGAGTGGTTTCAGAAACGTGGCCATGGGTTTGCTGAGGAGGGCACAAGCAAGAAAAAGTTAGCTACTTCACCATCTCCATCTTCTATGGCAGGCGGACAG GCTTCATTGTCGAGTTCTGATCTCATGCTGAGTTGCGAAGGATTTCAAAAGCATGGCTATGAGTTCCCAACGACACATGTCAGCCATCGGTTGCTTTACACCACTGGTGCTGAAAGTTGCCTCAGTGATAATGGCAACGCCACTGCTGCTAAGGACAGCCTTAGCAACAATCTCGACCTAAAAAATGATGACAGTCTTGGAAACATcccttgttatgatgattttctcCCTCTTGAGGATGATTCCGGTGATACGCTTACACATGATGATG GGATAGGAATTATCCAAAGGGTTAGTCCTATGGAATATATCAAAAGGCTACTATTGAAGAGATCTGCGTTGAGTATCTCTTCTGCTGAGTTAGGTGTCAATACGAAGTTAAGTATGATTCCAGAATCTTCAAGAGATTTTAGGCATAGTGGTGATCTTTGTTGGCACGAGTATTATCACATGAGTGAAGTATCTCAGA CTGTTTTGCCACCAAAGCGATATACTCGGTGCGAACCATTGACTGCCGTGCGGTGCTTTCACGAGCCACAGGCTATGCTCCAGGTTTTTTCTATCAAGCTGAAGGCATATCTCCAAGCTATAGGCAGTTCAGTCGATGTATATGGTTTTGTTGCAGTCCGGGATGGTGAGGATTATCACCGAAATTATCTTTTCAATCAACCCCGAACTGACCCAGTGACCATCAACACG ACCAGCGACTACCTGCCTTTGACGAGTCCGGTAAGAGGCATGTCCATGACATTTGAATGCTTGATCGAAGTTGATATCAGAATAAAGGGAGATATAGAAGATGTCACTCTAGTCGATGGGTGTTCCGATCTTATTGAGAGTCGTTGTCTATATGACACAGAAATTGAGTGCACAATGGATGATACAAATGGTGCGGCCATGTTTGATTTTATCATCTTTCGTAGAGCGCTCGAGGCGACGATAGAGTTGAATTTCACGAAGGTGCCTACAGGAGGCATGGAGGTGAAGATGTGTGGATACACGGCGATTTCGAAGAGCCTTTATGACTTCATGGGCGAGCAGCGTGAGTGTGATCGGTTTGTTACCTCTGCCGGGAAACATCCACAGTACTTCATAGCAGCTGTGCCGTTTGAAGATACACTGTTTGTTGACTTCATGGAGGGAAAGCTGTCGATTCCTTTCAAGGCAGCAGTTCATGGCAGCCAAGAGAGAGAATACCATTTCAGCAACGGTGCCGTGGTGTCGCTGACGGTTTCTTGGTCGTCGACCTATTACTGA
- the LOC125543060 gene encoding uncharacterized protein LOC125543060 isoform X3, translating to MANEKRGHGFAEEGTSKKKLATSPSPSSMAGGQASLSSSDLMLSCEGFQKHGYEFPTTHVSHRLLYTTGAESCLSDNGNATAAKDSLSNNLDLKNDDSLGNIPCYDDFLPLEDDSGDTLTHDDGIGIIQRVSPMEYIKRLLLKRSALSISSAELGVNTKLSMIPESSRDFRHSGDLCWHEYYHMSEVSQTVLPPKRYTRCEPLTAVRCFHEPQAMLQVFSIKLKAYLQAIGSSVDVYGFVAVRDGEDYHRNYLFNQPRTDPVTINTTSDYLPLTSPVRGMSMTFECLIEVDIRIKGDIEDVTLVDGCSDLIESRCLYDTEIECTMDDTNGAAMFDFIIFRRALEATIELNFTKVPTGGMEVKMCGYTAISKSLYDFMGEQRECDRFVTSAGKHPQYFIAAVPFEDTLFVDFMEGKLSIPFKAAVHGSQEREYHFSNGAVVSLTVSWSSTYY from the exons ATGGCGAACGAG AAACGTGGCCATGGGTTTGCTGAGGAGGGCACAAGCAAGAAAAAGTTAGCTACTTCACCATCTCCATCTTCTATGGCAGGCGGACAG GCTTCATTGTCGAGTTCTGATCTCATGCTGAGTTGCGAAGGATTTCAAAAGCATGGCTATGAGTTCCCAACGACACATGTCAGCCATCGGTTGCTTTACACCACTGGTGCTGAAAGTTGCCTCAGTGATAATGGCAACGCCACTGCTGCTAAGGACAGCCTTAGCAACAATCTCGACCTAAAAAATGATGACAGTCTTGGAAACATcccttgttatgatgattttctcCCTCTTGAGGATGATTCCGGTGATACGCTTACACATGATGATG GGATAGGAATTATCCAAAGGGTTAGTCCTATGGAATATATCAAAAGGCTACTATTGAAGAGATCTGCGTTGAGTATCTCTTCTGCTGAGTTAGGTGTCAATACGAAGTTAAGTATGATTCCAGAATCTTCAAGAGATTTTAGGCATAGTGGTGATCTTTGTTGGCACGAGTATTATCACATGAGTGAAGTATCTCAGA CTGTTTTGCCACCAAAGCGATATACTCGGTGCGAACCATTGACTGCCGTGCGGTGCTTTCACGAGCCACAGGCTATGCTCCAGGTTTTTTCTATCAAGCTGAAGGCATATCTCCAAGCTATAGGCAGTTCAGTCGATGTATATGGTTTTGTTGCAGTCCGGGATGGTGAGGATTATCACCGAAATTATCTTTTCAATCAACCCCGAACTGACCCAGTGACCATCAACACG ACCAGCGACTACCTGCCTTTGACGAGTCCGGTAAGAGGCATGTCCATGACATTTGAATGCTTGATCGAAGTTGATATCAGAATAAAGGGAGATATAGAAGATGTCACTCTAGTCGATGGGTGTTCCGATCTTATTGAGAGTCGTTGTCTATATGACACAGAAATTGAGTGCACAATGGATGATACAAATGGTGCGGCCATGTTTGATTTTATCATCTTTCGTAGAGCGCTCGAGGCGACGATAGAGTTGAATTTCACGAAGGTGCCTACAGGAGGCATGGAGGTGAAGATGTGTGGATACACGGCGATTTCGAAGAGCCTTTATGACTTCATGGGCGAGCAGCGTGAGTGTGATCGGTTTGTTACCTCTGCCGGGAAACATCCACAGTACTTCATAGCAGCTGTGCCGTTTGAAGATACACTGTTTGTTGACTTCATGGAGGGAAAGCTGTCGATTCCTTTCAAGGCAGCAGTTCATGGCAGCCAAGAGAGAGAATACCATTTCAGCAACGGTGCCGTGGTGTCGCTGACGGTTTCTTGGTCGTCGACCTATTACTGA